From one Anopheles bellator chromosome 1, idAnoBellAS_SP24_06.2, whole genome shotgun sequence genomic stretch:
- the LOC131216455 gene encoding uncharacterized protein LOC131216455, translating into MSGPTSLVGAEEDEQTNYDTPDETGLTKSQKVALTAAWSIVKKDLVTHGRNIFVIFFEEYPQYLDYFDFSASETVSPDLGENRSLHAHAINVMNFIGTLIDYGLKDPSLMKCSLAKLVRNHRRRNVSKEDVGAVGGVIMRYCLNALEEHKTKTLEEAFEAFLGTVAAAFE; encoded by the exons atgtcAGGACCCACTTCGTTAGTCGGAGCGGAAGAGGATGAGCAAACCAATTACGACACACCGGACGAGACCGGCCTTACGAAGTCGCAGAAGGTGGCCCTGACGGCGGCGTGGAGTATCGTGAAGAAGGATTTGGTCACGCACGGGCGCAATATCTTCGTGAT CTTCTTCGAGGAGTACCCGCAGTATCTGGACTACTTTGATTTCTCGGCCTCTGAAACGGTGAGCCCGGATCTGGGCGAAAATCGTTCCCTCCACGCGCACGCTATCAATGTGATGAACTTCATCGGTACCCTGATCGACTACGGGCTGAAAGATCCGTCATTGATGAAGTGTAGCCTGGCGAAGCTCGTCCGGAACCACCGGAGGCGCAACGTGTCGAAGGAGGACGTGGGT GCCGTCGGAGGTGTCATTATGCGCTACTGTTTGAACGCCCTGGAAGAGCATAAAACGAAGACACTAGAGGAAGCGTTCGAGGCATTCCTTGGCACCGTAGCGGCTGCATTCGAGTGA